One Deltaproteobacteria bacterium genomic window, CGAGCGCGTCCGATGGCGGCCGAGGGCCTGGAGCGCCGTGCGCACGGTCATGCGGGCGAGCTTCATGGCCGCACCTCCCGCCCGGCCGCGGGGCCGTCGGCGGCGATGCGGCCATCGCGCATGACGACGAGCCGGTCCGTGAACGCCGCGACGTCCGGCTCGTGGGTCACGATCACGACGGTCAGGCCCTGGCTCGCGTTGAGCGACCGGAGCAGCGCCATGATCTCCCGCGACGTCTGCGTGTCGAGGTTGCCGGTCGGCTCGTCGGCGAGCACGAGGCGCGGGCGGTTCACCAGGGCGCGCGCGATGGCGACCCGCTGCTGCTGGCCGCCGGAGAGCTCGTTCGGCAGGCGGCCGGCCGCCTCGGCCAGGCCCACCGCGGCGAGCGCCGCCTCGGCCCGGGCGCGGTGCTCGGTGAGCGGGGCCGCGCCGTAGACGAGGGGTAGCTCGACGTTCTCTCGCGCCGTCGTGCGCGGCAGGAGGTTGAAGCTCTGGAAGACGAAGCCGATCTTGGCGTTGCGGATCTCGGCCCGCCGGTCGGCGTCGAGGCGCCCGACGTCCTCGCCATCGAGGAGGTAGCGGCCGGCGGTCGGCCGGTCGAGGCAGCCGAGGATGTTGAGCAGCGTCGACTTCCCCGAGCCCGACGCTCCCATGACGGCGAGGAGCTCGCCGGCGCGAACCGCCAGGCTGACGCCGCGCAGCGCCTCGACGACGTTGGAGCCGTGGTCGAGCTCGTAGGTCTTGTGGAGGTCGCGGACGTCGATCAAGGGGGTGTCAATGGGCCCGCCGCGCGGGCGCGAAGCTCGGGGCGCTGCCGGGGGGCGCCGGTGGAGCGCTGCGGTGCAGCGCGGTGATGACACGGTCGCCCTCGCGGAGCCCGCCCGTCACCTCGGTGAAGCGGTCGTCCGCGATGCCCGTCGTGACGCCGACGGCGTGCGGATGCTCGTCCGCGCCGATCACCCATACGCGAGGGCCTCGCTCGCCGGGCGCGTCCGCGGCGGCCGCTGACCCGCTGTCTCCGGCGACCGCGGGCGGCCGGAAGCGCAGCGCGCCGGTCGGCACACGGAGCGCGTCGGGCCGGCTCGCCGTCGTGATGGTGACGTTCGCCGTCATGCCGGGCTTGAGACGCAGGTCCTCGTTCTCGACGCCGACGACGACGTCGTAGGTCACCACGTTCTGCACGGTCACCGGCGCATTGCGCACCTGCGCGACGCGGCCGCGGAAGGTGTCGGCGGGG contains:
- a CDS encoding ABC transporter ATP-binding protein; translated protein: MDTPLIDVRDLHKTYELDHGSNVVEALRGVSLAVRAGELLAVMGASGSGKSTLLNILGCLDRPTAGRYLLDGEDVGRLDADRRAEIRNAKIGFVFQSFNLLPRTTARENVELPLVYGAAPLTEHRARAEAALAAVGLAEAAGRLPNELSGGQQQRVAIARALVNRPRLVLADEPTGNLDTQTSREIMALLRSLNASQGLTVVIVTHEPDVAAFTDRLVVMRDGRIAADGPAAGREVRP